DNA from Thermococcus sp. LS1:
TCTCTGAGCTTCTCAACGGCCTTTCTCATCTTGACTTCCTGAGTCAGATGAATTCTGTCTTTGAGTGCATATATGTCAAAGATGTCCTTCGGCAAGATGTTTTTGACATACTCGATCTGTCTCTCGGTGAAGTCGAGGTACTCGCTGCACTCCTCGCAGTAAGCTAATTTGTGCTCGACTACTTCGACGAGATCCCTCTTGTTGTCTGTGGCTATTTCAAAGCGGGTCGTCGGTTCCATTGCTCCAGTCGGACAGACCTCTATACAGCGGGCACAGCGGATACATCTTGCCGCGTTGTAGGTGAGCCTCTTTATTCCATGCTCCTTGTCCCACTCCATTATGAGGGCATCCGGTGGACAGGCGTTAACGCAGGCACCGCAGCCTATGCACTTCTCAGGGTTTATGTGAGGAATTCCGCGATATTCGGGCGGCTTCTCGATGTCAATAAAAGGATAGGGGGTGG
Protein-coding regions in this window:
- a CDS encoding 4Fe-4S binding protein, which gives rise to MAQSFPYSERLKKWDRFETEKFGKKAPVTTPYPFIDIEKPPEYRGIPHINPEKCIGCGACVNACPPDALIMEWDKEHGIKRLTYNAARCIRCARCIEVCPTGAMEPTTRFEIATDNKRDLVEVVEHKLAYCEECSEYLDFTERQIEYVKNILPKDIFDIYALKDRIHLTQEVKMRKAVEKLREIENNAYLTSLLVGRKNPPRKDGEE